The Cryptomeria japonica chromosome 9, Sugi_1.0, whole genome shotgun sequence DNA segment ggatttcattttttttattatggtATAGGGATTGTGGGTTCATATAAGATTCTATCTTCTTACATGTACTCATGTGAGAATCTTTTTAGGGATTCAATTTTTCATTGTTGATGGAGGAGGTTGGttgtaaaacttttttttttttaatttgaaatataattatgcTACTGACAATTGTAACAAAATCCTAATTATGTATAAAGTtctaatgtaattttttttttttttttgataggtaataggtcaTAGCCgcaatattttaaattattattattattatgtttgattagattgacccaagaccttccccattatgaaaggccaagagtcacaacttagagttCCACTTTTAGATATCCCTAttaggagttgaacttgggtctccacagtgagaacctaatgttttaaccagttaagctcaaccccttggacatttattattttattattattattagagattaaattatatttattaaaaatataaatatattaaaatttatataagtACATGTGacttaatttaattgtaatatatctttaatatatataggttgtatataatttttaaaaaatatttatatatgatatataataatttatatttttaaaaaatatttaagtaAAGATCTATCAAAAGACAATAATAATAATGTATTGAAAGAAATTTTAAGTACACAGTAGAAACTAATACCTTCAAAActagaattgaaaaatgaaaaatgggTAGAGAGAAAGATATCTACCTAAAATATCATATCTATCAATTGAGCTATCTCTCTCTATCCTTTTATCTCTCCTATTCACTCCATCTCTTGTATGccttctctatctctttttatccatatatttctctacctctatcttcctttCTCCCTCCTTGGCTCCCTTTCTAttttcttgaatgaaataatattttttcCAAAATGAATTTATTTGAGTTTTAAAATTTGGAGAAGAAATCTTACTTATTTCATTAGATCACaataacttcattttcttcaaataagatttattcataatTAAATAGAAATGATCTTGTACGAATATATTGAAATATtttaagaataataataaaaataaacaaaaacgtAATTCTATAAACCTCTTGTTTAATTAAtgtgaataaaataaaaaatatttgattttatttaaatgaCAAAAAAATGTCTCATCTtaattattcatttattctttaaattttaaactaaaatttataaTCCATATTTTATAatcatatttctaatttttttggtGATAAGATTTTACACTGCTCAATTATTATTATATTGCATCTTAATGAAGCTCAGTAAAACACTAATATTAAAATTTAGTTTTCGCTTTTTTAATTCCAATATATTATCTATCACATATTTTATTATTGACATAACCATTGCACTTCCTTTTAGTACAAGTGCTAGTATTAATTATTGTCTACCCACACATAAAAATGTGTATATGATGACATCTATTAATCAATGAGTAATTGTCTCTTAATTAGCATAAAGCCAAATGCCTTTCATCAATTAAAAATGAGAACACCCTAGAGTAGATGTCTCTTAAAGAAAACATAacctttaaatttaaaattaacatCAAACTTTCATTATAAAAATTTGTTTTTTCTTCTAATTCTCTTTTATTCCCTCTTGAACTATTATGAAACTCTTAAAAGAAATTATTATCATTATTGAAAAAGGAGTGAGAAATTTAGTCCGAGAGCTTAGCTCTTGGAACCGTCCTATAACCTTTGGACGATATGCAACAAATTCTCGTCCACACCACTGACAAATCAGAAATTAAAATTTCATAAGAGAGCGAAGACCTATATAACTCTTAAATGTATTCCGAACACATGTCATTGCCGAAGAAGAACAAAGATCAATTGAAGGCAGAACAGACTTTGCGAATCTCGCCATCACTCCCAGTTTTCACACCGACGTTACTCAATTTGACCATGGCCTTAGCAAAAGCCAAATCAAATCTGAGGCCCAGCACCCCTCTGATGGTGCCCGCATACTTTTGAACAACGCTTTTGGTGGAGGCGTCGCCCCACAGTCTCTGATCCGACTCCAAAACCGCATTGCCGTCCCTCACATTCTTGAAGAAGCTGTCATCGAAGTTCAACTGGCTGCCCTTGTCCAGAGCCACGCGCTTCGAACCGTCGCCGCCGGAGGGGCAGAGTGACTGCAGTTGAGAGAGATATGAGCTGCTGATGGTAGGGTCCGCGTTCCCTGTCGTCGTAAAGTTGTACAGTCTGTAGCTGAAGAACTGGCAATCTGTCTGTCCAATCGTGTGGGCTCCTACATGcaaaaattataaaaggattaaaTATTTTTGCAGTTAATGAATTAGTTGGTTTACACTGTAGAGTGTGGTTTAGTGTGCATTGAGTGCTGACCAACGAGAGTTACAAGATCTTCGGTTGTGAGGCCTTTGTCAGCGAATTTCTGTTTCTGGACGGTGACAGAATCAGCAGGTGTTGGGAGATTTGCGGCGTCTGAGGAAGATGAAACCAAGCCGTCTCTTCTACCAGTCGGTACACCCCACGTTGGTCCCTTGCTCTACATTTAATCGTAAGTCACATATTAAAATTAATAATCTTAAGAAAAAGTACtgatattttaaaaataaagatgatttATGAATTATAGAGTCTGATTGGCAATGTTGACAAATCAAAATTAGAAACATTAATTATTAACGTTATGGATTgtgaaaatatcattaaaagatctATTCATCTGTATATTTATTAGTTATTTATAATACGATGATCGGTTTTTCTAAACTAGCTCTTTCAAATTTTTAcacaataaaatagaaaagaaataaaaccaATGAAAACAAACAGTTCAAATAAGGGAAAGACTAAGAATACCAGCACAACGGCATCTCGAGAAGCAAGGGCAAGAATGTCAGCACAAGAGACGACTCCTGGGCACGCAGCTTCTACCTGTGTTTTGGCATCCTCCACAACCTCAAACCCACGTAACCCCAGATTAGTCAGCGAGTTTTTCTCTGCAGATGGACCAGTGATCAATATGGACGCATCACAACCCTGCATTACAATAAAATCTTAGTAAACTTCCCATCAAACCTTTTTCTTATGAAGTGAAAACTAAAATCCATTGATTTCTTACTTGAACAAAACAGTCATGGAAGAAAAGCCTTAGCAGGCCTGCTGCAATTGTTTGATCAGCATTAAAATGCGTCTTGACGGTGGACGTAACAATGGATTCAGCCTTTGGACAAGTGGAGGAATAGAACCCAACTTTGGTTCCCTGAGCTCCTACCAATACAAAAATACCCAACGAATAGACCAGAAATTGAAGTATTGCCTTAAAAACTATGCCCATTGCCATGGCTTCTCAACTTCAAAGGAGAACTCAAGTTCAAACCTTTACAAAAACTTGTCTGATGTGTGATATTTCAGACTTCAACACAAGCTTTATATAGCCATTCTTTAGCTCAAGAGTCAATCTTGGCTGCCGGCCATTTGCAAATGCATGGACTTTCTTTATGACATGACAAAGCTAGCTGTTCTGTGTTGTGCCCTTTGACTTGACATCATATTCAGATCTACGCGTTTTACTTCTTTATCCCATTGGCTTTATTGCTTTCTTCTCCGACAGTTCAAAGTTGAAAGTGTGAAAGcaagcaaaaagaaagaatatTAATATGCTTGCAGGGGCCCGTCTTGTGTAGCaaatgttttgttttttctttgaaagaAGAGACACCGCTCCTATGTGGGTTTCAATATGGTGGATTCCTGCATTGCACAGGGGGAGAATTAGGtggtaaaaatggaaacattaGGATTCTAGATGGTGCTCtccaaagtttgaattggtctCATTTTCAATGCTTCACACATAAAACCAAATCCCAACATTCTTTAATgtcttttgttctttttctttaagAAGCTCTTTTAATTTAACGTTAAATATTAATATCTTACTAGATCCACGTATTATATTCTCCTCTTTGAAGGAGTATTTCAGTGCAGCAAAAGGCATTTTGCTCGGCTCCTCTAGGGTCATGCCtatgtttttaattaatttaaataaaagatGCAAAATTAGTGTTGATAAAGAAGGTGTTAGCTTTATGTGTACCAATAAATAATTTATTGTAGTGTATATTTTGTGATCTAATTCAAACATTCATTATTAAATATGAGATAGTAGAGTCTTTACAAAGTAAAAAATAGATTGATGCTTTATTAAGATTGAAAACTACATAGGTGATCTTGATCTAAAAATTGTGGTGCCAAACATCTTTTGAAAGTCTTGAACTATTTACCATGATTATTTGGAATTGTGTTCACCATTTTTTATCTGAAAAAAGTGGTGCTCAAAAGTGTCAATAAATCTTTCCCTCATAAAGGGAATATTTGTTTCTTGTCTTATTGACAGTCAGGCCATATTAGATTGATCCAATAGTGTTTGAAAAGTTCAAAGACATGCCATGTCTAATGCAAATGCCTATCTATGTATCCAAGCATGAATATAGATGTTGATGCTATGTTATTAGATGTGAAAAATGTTTTGTAGGTGCTCTTGGATATAATTGTTTAATGATCTAATTTATGAAGTATGACTTTGTCTTTTTATAAAACACTCTAGCATGTAAATTTGAACACTTTTCTATTGATTTGATATGTAATATCTAGTTAGAACTAAATTGGGTTGCAACataatcaattttaattttaaaaaatggaagTCAAGATCACATTTCTAGTCATGAACTAGGTGTAGGGCCACACTTATGAGATTGAACTAGGATAGAGAACAAAAATTTAAGGGGCAAATGATCTAGATCCTTGGGGGATGGAGGTCTAGGTTCAACTCAATTTGATGATAAATATTCCATTTGGACACTAATTTTTTGCACTAGTAATAGAGGGTGATCAAATCAAGTCAAAACAAGGAATAAAAATGCTAGTGATACTCTTATATCGCTACATTTTACCCCCGGtttgaatcacatgtgaattacAACAAATAATGCATGTCAAAGTAAACAAGCTACCAACATGAATGTAAATGAAAATCACATGTAAAAATTATATGGATATCTACAACTATTTTCTCATGCTTATGTGATAATAACTTTTTTGTTCAAAACTACACACACAAATTCCTCCAATAGCAtatgataaaaatataaaataaacataaacaataacTTAGCAATGTCAACAATAAATGTGTAAGCATAAAAATAAAAGCATGGGATGGGTGAAAGCACAATGATGTAACCCACTTTTCAACTGTATAGAGtcacaaaaattagtgtttttcaAAATTCAACATATTCTATCAATTATACAAAACAAATCATCAAGAATTTAAAGATAATCTAAACTAGtgatttcatttattttatctataaattaaatttataaaaactTTGAAAGTTCTAATAAATTACTTCTATCATTTTTGGTTCATAAGTTTGAAAGGAAGATAAAAGATGTGTAGATATTCCTATAATTTTAATTGATTATGACCACATTTTAATATTGATTAGAAAATATTTAAGAATTGTTAAACTTGATGTTGAGAAAAACTATATATGTAAAGGAATATATGTATCTTACTattttttctctttgtacatgtgGCACGAGATGTTCCTACAATCATTATAGAAGttagaaatataaataatataaattaatagaTTGTATTGCTAGATGATATGTTGAAACTAATAAAACTAGAAGAAGCTGAGGGTATAGTATTTGTCATATAATCAATTATCTTGTAGGGTACATATATTTGAGATAAGAAAAAATTATTCATAGGGTCGGTTGTCTTGCAAGGTACATATTTGAGACATGTAAAAATTATTCATAATTGTGTCTATTTTATATATTATGAATCTATAATGAGGCATATCATTAGAGTCATCTAATACTTGCTACCAATATGACTCTTCATAGTGTGCCACATGTACATGGTCATCATAAAGGGAGATTAGATAAAGAAAATCATGAGAAGATTTTAAATGTAATTGATGAGAGATCTAAACCAATTGATATAGTTTGAATTATGTTTTGATAGTATTTTTGATACACAATTATTTTATATACTTTATGATatttcaaaatttgacaagtaATTTGTTGTATTTATATATATCC contains these protein-coding regions:
- the LOC131045729 gene encoding peroxidase 25-like — encoded protein: MAMGIVFKAILQFLVYSLGIFVLVGAQGTKVGFYSSTCPKAESIVTSTVKTHFNADQTIAAGLLRLFFHDCFVQGCDASILITGPSAEKNSLTNLGLRGFEVVEDAKTQVEAACPGVVSCADILALASRDAVVLSKGPTWGVPTGRRDGLVSSSSDAANLPTPADSVTVQKQKFADKGLTTEDLVTLVGAHTIGQTDCQFFSYRLYNFTTTGNADPTISSSYLSQLQSLCPSGGDGSKRVALDKGSQLNFDDSFFKNVRDGNAVLESDQRLWGDASTKSVVQKYAGTIRGVLGLRFDLAFAKAMVKLSNVGVKTGSDGEIRKVCSAFN